The following nucleotide sequence is from Aedes aegypti strain LVP_AGWG chromosome 3, AaegL5.0 Primary Assembly, whole genome shotgun sequence.
TACGAAATTCAAACCGGGAGACCATGTGATTCCTTTGTACATTCCGCAATGCTTCGAGTGCAAGTACTGCAAAAGCCCTAAAACCAACCTTTGCCCGAAGATACGTGCAACTCAGGGAAAGGGTGTGCTGCCAGATGGCACTACTCGATTCACGTGCAAGGGCCAACAGGTCTACCATTTTATGGGAACATCAACGTTTTCCGAGTACACCGTCGTAGCAGAGATCTCTCTGTGCAAGATTGATGAGGCGGCACCGCTGGATAAAGTTTGTCTTCTCGGATGTGGCATCCCTACTGGGTATGGTGCAGCTCTCAATACAGCTAAAGTCGAAAAGGGAAGCAGTTGTGCCATCTGGGGATTGGGAGCAGTTGGATTAGCTGCAGCTATGGGTTGCAAGGCTGCTGGAGCGACCAGAATTATTGGAGTGGATATCAATCCTGAAAAATTCAAACTGGGCGAGAAATTTGGCTGCACGGAGTTCGTCAACCCTAATGAATATGACAAACCCATTCAACAGGTATTGATTGAAAAGACAGATGGAGGGTTGGATTACACCTTTGAATGTGTTGGCAATGTGATGACCATGCGTGCTGCTCTGGAATCCTGTTCACGAGGATGGGGTGTCTCGGTTATC
It contains:
- the LOC5568019 gene encoding alcohol dehydrogenase class-3, with protein sequence MSDTAGKVISCKAAVAWEAKKPLSIETVEVAPPKAGEVRVKITASGVCHTDAYTLDGHDSEGIFPVILGHEGAGIVESVGEGVTKFKPGDHVIPLYIPQCFECKYCKSPKTNLCPKIRATQGKGVLPDGTTRFTCKGQQVYHFMGTSTFSEYTVVAEISLCKIDEAAPLDKVCLLGCGIPTGYGAALNTAKVEKGSSCAIWGLGAVGLAAAMGCKAAGATRIIGVDINPEKFKLGEKFGCTEFVNPNEYDKPIQQVLIEKTDGGLDYTFECVGNVMTMRAALESCSRGWGVSVIIGVAESGREISTRPFQLVTGRTWKGTAFGGWKSVESVPKLVTSYMNKELMVDEFITHTMPVEKINEAFTLMHEGKSLRSIVNF